In Seonamhaeicola sp. S2-3, the genomic window TTCGTAATGTAGGTTCAGTTTCAGGGCCTCCAACGTTTACAACGGTAATGTTGGCGCCTTGTTTTTCTTTAAACCACATGGCTCGGGTTAAACCAAATTCATCATTTGGATTGATAACAAATTGTACGCCGTTAGTGTCAAATTTGGTGTCACCATCAGTAAAATTTATCTTCGAGGTGGTATCTGGAACATGGCTAATACACACTAATATCTTCATAATCTCTAGGTTTAGATGGAAAATTTTTAACGGCTACGAAGGTAATTATTTTATTTTGAAAAAGTACTATGCATGCATAATAAATTTTAAACAATTCTTATTTCAGCTTAACGCTTTTATTGTTATTTTTGCTTTCTCAATAAAATAATTTTAATGAAGACAATTCAATTTAGAGAGGCTGTTTGTGAAGCTATGAGCGAAGAAATGCGCAGAGACGAAAGTGTGTATTTAATGGGTGAAGAAGTAGCAGAATATAACGGTGCCTACAAAGCATCAAAAGGGATGTTAGATGAATTTGGGCCAAAGCGTGTTATTGATACACCAATTGCAGAACTTGGTTTTGCAGGTATAGCAGTGGGGTCTACTATGACAGGGAATAGACCAATTGTTGAATACATGACCTTTAATTTCTCGTTGGTTGGAATTGATCAAATTATAAACAACGCAGCAAAAATAAGACAAATGTCTGGAGGACAGTTTAAATGTCCTATTGTGTTCCGTGGTCCAACTGCTTCTGCGGGTCAGTTAGGTGCTACGCACTCGCAAGCTTTTGAAAATTGGTTTGCTAACACACCAGGTCTAAAAGTGGTGGTGCCATCAAATCCAGCCGATGCGAAAGGATTATTAAAATCTGCTATCCGTGATGACGATCCTGTTATTTTTATGGAAAGTGAGCAAATGTATGGTGATAAAGGTGAAGTGCCAGAAGGTGAGTACTTAATACCAATTGGTGTAGCCGATATTAAAAGAAAGGGAGATGATGTAACCATTGTATCTTTTGGTAAAATTATTAAAGAAGCTTATAAAGCTGCTGATGAATTACAGAAAGAAGGTATTTCTTGTGAGATTATCGATTTACGTACAGTGCGCCCAATGGACAGAAAAACTATTATAGAGTCTGTTAAAAAAACAAACCGATTAGTAGTTTTAGAAGAAGCATGGCCTTTTGGTAGTGTTGCTACAGAAATTACATATTCTGTTCAAGCAGAAGCATTTGATTATTTAGATGCACCAATTGTTAAGTTAAATACCGCAGATACGCCAGCTCCGTATTCTCCAGTATTGTTAAAAGAATGGTTACCAAATCATGAAGATGTTATTAAAGCAGTAAAGAAAGTATTATACCAATAAAATAATTCTTTTTACGTTATATAAACTTCATTAGTAATTATTGCTGATGAAGTTTTTTGTATTATGAATATAAGATTACTCAGTTTACTATTTTTTTTCGTTTCCTTCACAGCACTTTCTCAAACAAAAGTTAGTGGCTATGTGTTTGATGAATATAATGAGCCTGTTTCTTTTGCTAATGTAATTTTTCAAGGGTCTACTATTGGTACAACTACCAATGAAAATGGGAAATTCTATTTAGAATCTGATGAAACTTGGGAGGCACTTACCATTTCTTTTATAGGTTATGAAACCCTTATTATTCCTCTTGAAAAAAAAGTAAATTACAATTTAAAATTTATTCTAAAAGAAGAAGCAGCCCAATTAGATGCGGTTGTTTTAATGACTGGGAAACAACCTAAAAAAAACAATCCTGCAATTGATATACTTAGAAAAATTTGGGAGCACAAACGTGATAACGGATTAAATCGTTTTAATCAATACCAATACGATAAATACGAAAAAGTAGAGTTCGATATTAATACCATAGATAGTGCTTTAATAAAAAGTAAGCTCTTTAAAGGGATGGAGTTTGTGTTTAATGAAGTAGATACCTCACGCGTTACTGGTAAAACCTACCTCCCAATGTTTATTAATGAGGCGGTTTCTAGCGTTTATGGCGATAATACTTTAAACAAAGAAAAAGAAGTACTCAAAGGAAATAAAAACTCTGGATTTAGCGATAACCAAGTAATTATAGACTTTGTAGATGATTTGTACTCAGATTTCAATGTGTACGATAATTATTTAAAGTTTTTTGATAAAAGCTTTGTGAGCCCCTTA contains:
- a CDS encoding pyruvate dehydrogenase complex E1 component subunit beta; the encoded protein is MKTIQFREAVCEAMSEEMRRDESVYLMGEEVAEYNGAYKASKGMLDEFGPKRVIDTPIAELGFAGIAVGSTMTGNRPIVEYMTFNFSLVGIDQIINNAAKIRQMSGGQFKCPIVFRGPTASAGQLGATHSQAFENWFANTPGLKVVVPSNPADAKGLLKSAIRDDDPVIFMESEQMYGDKGEVPEGEYLIPIGVADIKRKGDDVTIVSFGKIIKEAYKAADELQKEGISCEIIDLRTVRPMDRKTIIESVKKTNRLVVLEEAWPFGSVATEITYSVQAEAFDYLDAPIVKLNTADTPAPYSPVLLKEWLPNHEDVIKAVKKVLYQ